From the Lysobacter sp. FW306-1B-D06B genome, one window contains:
- a CDS encoding NCS2 family permease, producing the protein MSRPAPRFLDSLFKLGRHGTDVRTEVIAGITTFLTMSYIVFVNPSILGNTGMDTGAVFVATCLAAAIGSLVMAFAANYPVGMAPGMGLNAFFAFTVVGAMGYTWQQALGAVFVSGVVFLLLTITGARAWLIAGIPHSLRSAITAGIGLFLAIIALQKSEVIVGDPDTLVALGNLRQPEPLLAVAGFLLIAVLEAWRVRGAILIGILAVTATALLFGRVQYHGIVDLPPSLAPTFMQLDIRGALGGGEGFSLAAMLHVVIVFVLVEVFDATGTLMGVARRAGLLPPDDASAAQQKRFGRALFADSTAILAGSMLGTSSTTAYIESASGVQAGGRTGLTALVIAALFLLALLFSPLAAMVPPYATAPALLFVAGLMLRELGDVHWEDLTEAIPAALCTLAMPFTYSIANGLAFGFIAYAVLKLFTGRAREAHAAVWVVAGLFVLRFALE; encoded by the coding sequence ATGTCACGCCCTGCGCCCCGCTTCCTGGACTCGCTGTTCAAGCTGGGACGGCACGGAACCGACGTGCGAACCGAGGTGATCGCCGGCATCACCACCTTCCTCACCATGTCCTACATCGTGTTCGTGAATCCGAGCATCCTCGGCAACACGGGCATGGACACCGGCGCGGTGTTCGTCGCCACCTGCCTGGCCGCGGCGATCGGATCGCTGGTGATGGCCTTCGCCGCCAACTACCCCGTCGGCATGGCGCCGGGCATGGGCCTGAATGCGTTCTTCGCCTTCACCGTGGTCGGCGCGATGGGCTACACCTGGCAGCAGGCGCTGGGCGCGGTGTTCGTGTCCGGCGTGGTGTTTTTGCTGCTCACCATCACCGGCGCGCGCGCCTGGCTGATCGCCGGCATTCCGCATTCGCTGCGCAGCGCGATCACCGCCGGCATCGGCCTGTTCCTGGCGATCATCGCGCTGCAGAAATCCGAAGTGATCGTCGGTGATCCCGACACGCTGGTCGCGCTCGGCAACCTGCGCCAGCCCGAGCCGCTGCTCGCCGTCGCGGGCTTCCTGCTGATCGCGGTGCTGGAAGCCTGGCGCGTACGCGGCGCGATCCTGATCGGCATTCTCGCCGTCACCGCCACGGCGCTGCTGTTCGGGCGCGTGCAGTACCACGGCATCGTCGACCTGCCGCCGAGCCTGGCGCCGACCTTCATGCAACTGGACATCCGCGGCGCGCTCGGCGGCGGCGAAGGGTTTTCGCTCGCGGCGATGCTGCATGTGGTGATCGTGTTCGTGCTGGTGGAGGTGTTCGACGCCACCGGCACGCTGATGGGGGTCGCGCGCCGTGCCGGGCTGCTTCCACCGGACGATGCGTCCGCCGCGCAGCAGAAGCGTTTCGGACGTGCGCTGTTCGCCGACAGCACGGCGATCCTCGCCGGCTCCATGCTCGGCACCAGCAGCACGACGGCGTACATCGAAAGCGCCTCGGGCGTGCAGGCCGGCGGCCGCACCGGACTCACCGCGCTGGTGATCGCCGCGCTGTTCCTGCTCGCGTTGCTGTTTTCGCCACTGGCCGCGATGGTGCCGCCGTACGCGACCGCGCCGGCGCTGCTTTTCGTTGCCGGGCTGATGCTGCGCGAACTCGGCGACGTGCACTGGGAAGACCTGACCGAAGCCATCCCCGCCGCGCTGTGCACGCTGGCGATGCCGTTCACCTACTCCATCGCCAACGGCCTGGCTTTCGGCTTCATCGCCTATGCGGTGCTGAAGCTGTTCACCGGACGCGCGCGCGAAGCGCATGCGGCCGTGTGGGTGGTGGCGGGGTTGTTCGTGCTGCGGTTTGCGCTGGAGTGA
- a CDS encoding DUF1800 family protein, with protein MDIRQGARAGMLALAFCVLTACGGGGGSDGGTFAPPSDGSGGSPGTPQQPAPYPDIPATDADAARFLTQATFGPTAAEITRVRQIGYKRWIDEQIAETPTLMLPHLQQLVANGVATPTPQNRRNYWLWQAANGRDQLRLRMAFALSEIMVVSDREVADSNATVFRIADYQDTLARGAFGSYRTLLEQVSVHPAMGYFLSHVGNRKADPRRNITPDENYGREVMQLFSIGLVKRNRNFTPVLDASGQTIPTYDEQVVSGMARVFTGWTYAGQTDAQFGRGDNTSYAPMECHAAFHDDQPKTIFDGIVINEGNNCVASLSKTLDALAGHSNVAPFISRQLIQRFVTSNPSSEYVERVANVWVDSRGDLGRVIRAVLLDIEARLPPTSGSFGKAREPLVKLATVWRAFNARYVPAATGEVRFAFSNAGDLSASLQQESQRAPSVFNFFEPDYRLPAADGVQGMFAPEFQILTEATYLSMLNQHDSLVWNNAATPPTTTSNAPYLDLVQLTALAEAKDHAGMVQRVNLLMFHGALSAATSQAMVGMLDRLATANESAGNRAKSLVLLAMATPEFAIQR; from the coding sequence ATGGACATCAGGCAGGGCGCGCGAGCCGGCATGCTCGCGCTCGCGTTTTGCGTGCTCACCGCGTGCGGGGGCGGCGGTGGTAGCGATGGCGGCACCTTCGCGCCGCCGTCCGACGGGAGCGGGGGTTCGCCGGGCACGCCGCAGCAGCCGGCGCCGTATCCCGACATCCCGGCCACCGACGCCGACGCGGCGCGCTTCCTCACGCAGGCGACGTTCGGACCAACCGCGGCCGAGATCACGCGCGTGCGCCAGATCGGCTACAAGCGCTGGATCGACGAGCAGATCGCCGAGACGCCGACGCTGATGCTGCCGCACCTGCAGCAGCTCGTCGCCAACGGCGTCGCCACGCCGACGCCGCAGAATCGCCGCAACTACTGGCTGTGGCAGGCGGCGAACGGGCGCGACCAGCTGCGATTGCGCATGGCCTTCGCGCTGAGCGAGATCATGGTGGTGTCCGATCGCGAAGTCGCCGATTCCAACGCCACCGTGTTCCGCATCGCCGACTACCAGGACACGCTGGCGCGTGGCGCGTTCGGCAGCTACCGCACGCTGCTGGAGCAGGTGAGCGTGCATCCGGCGATGGGCTACTTCCTCAGCCACGTCGGCAACCGCAAGGCCGATCCGCGCCGCAACATCACCCCCGACGAGAACTACGGCCGCGAAGTGATGCAGCTGTTCTCCATCGGCCTGGTGAAGCGCAACCGCAACTTCACGCCGGTGCTGGATGCCAGCGGCCAGACGATTCCGACCTACGACGAGCAGGTCGTCAGCGGCATGGCGCGCGTGTTCACCGGGTGGACCTATGCCGGCCAGACCGACGCGCAATTCGGCCGCGGCGACAACACCAGCTACGCACCGATGGAATGCCACGCCGCCTTCCACGACGACCAGCCCAAGACCATCTTCGATGGCATCGTCATCAACGAAGGCAACAACTGCGTGGCGAGCCTGAGCAAGACACTGGACGCGCTCGCCGGGCATTCCAACGTCGCGCCGTTCATCAGCCGCCAGCTGATCCAGCGTTTCGTCACCAGCAATCCCAGCAGCGAATACGTGGAGCGCGTGGCGAACGTGTGGGTGGACAGCCGGGGCGATCTGGGTCGCGTGATCCGCGCCGTGCTGCTGGACATCGAAGCACGCCTGCCGCCCACGAGCGGCAGCTTCGGCAAGGCACGCGAACCGCTGGTGAAGCTGGCCACAGTGTGGCGTGCCTTCAACGCGCGCTACGTGCCTGCCGCGACGGGCGAGGTGCGCTTCGCGTTCTCCAACGCGGGCGACCTGAGCGCCTCGCTGCAGCAGGAATCGCAACGCGCGCCGTCGGTGTTCAACTTCTTCGAGCCCGACTACCGGCTTCCCGCCGCCGACGGCGTGCAGGGCATGTTCGCGCCGGAGTTCCAGATCCTCACGGAAGCGACGTACCTGAGCATGCTCAACCAGCACGATTCGCTGGTCTGGAACAACGCCGCCACACCGCCGACGACGACCTCGAATGCGCCGTACCTCGACCTCGTGCAGCTCACCGCGCTGGCCGAAGCGAAGGACCACGCCGGCATGGTGCAGCGGGTGAACCTGCTGATGTTCCATGGCGCGCTCAGCGCCGCCACGTCGCAGGCGATGGTGGGGATGCTCGACCGCCTCGCCACCGCCAACGAGTCCGCCGGCAACCGCGCCAAGTCGCTGGTGCTGCTGGCGATGGCCACCCCCGAATTCGCGATCCAGCGCTAG